Proteins encoded by one window of Candidatus Neomarinimicrobiota bacterium:
- a CDS encoding TonB-dependent receptor: protein MRKALFILGSLSILIGQELLTVGGNVTSESGEKLTYVNVYFMDTLEGTITDSTGKFLIKTKLGGTRILRVSHIGFEQVDLSVFVKSDMISIAVILDKIFMEMDPVTVSASSFTMADEEGQTLTTMDIVTTAGASADIFRAIQTFPGVNSVDEGAGMYVRGGDVSETTVILDQATLSHPYKYESDTGGYFGMISPFLLSGTYFSSGGFSAKYGNVLSGVLAMESLDLPSRSSVNIGAGLAALSLGGAWLIEPEKMGIQFSGNYSDTKYLFKVNGGEDRFKKVPISWDGNVSAVYKYSAVGQVKLFHYSNLDEIGIHVETPTFDGIMMSENSTHLTNIQWRHLFGKGLVVKSSLSLNKFNQGMTMGNISREMDDSLLKWRTDLSFTVSENMKLNTGFIGDELKTILAMTYPLDQNDLSETAETGTFDINYKTRHFGFYAEAEMNLTRRLFSTIGLRSDVLANPRQTEIDPRISLNYRLSDTQFLKVASGIYHQYPQAQYRDEWNGNPQLKSMQATHAILGYEYKAEITNLKVELYQKNYSNLVLEDSVANFTNAGKGYAYGADVFLKGNLPIISGWVSYSYLQSERKELAHLKLSPTDYDINHNLTAALKMNIASVNSLGLTYKYTTGKPYTPAKDEWNSARLSTMQRLDLSMSRVYFFGGAKMLVIYGAISNVLDKQNVYGYIYSPDYSERTELKSTHGRNVYFGFSLNL from the coding sequence TTGAGAAAGGCATTATTTATATTGGGATCATTATCAATTTTAATTGGTCAGGAATTATTGACCGTTGGCGGAAATGTCACTTCTGAATCCGGGGAAAAATTGACCTACGTAAATGTATATTTCATGGATACACTCGAAGGAACGATTACCGATTCGACCGGTAAATTTCTTATTAAAACTAAATTAGGTGGCACTCGAATTCTGCGGGTATCCCATATCGGTTTTGAACAGGTTGACCTTTCCGTTTTTGTTAAATCAGATATGATCTCAATTGCCGTGATTTTAGATAAAATATTTATGGAAATGGATCCGGTGACGGTAAGTGCCAGTTCTTTTACTATGGCGGATGAAGAAGGGCAAACGCTCACCACGATGGATATTGTTACAACAGCGGGTGCGTCGGCGGACATATTTCGTGCCATTCAGACTTTCCCTGGCGTGAACAGTGTGGACGAAGGGGCAGGGATGTATGTTCGTGGGGGGGATGTTTCTGAAACAACGGTCATTTTAGACCAAGCTACCCTGAGTCATCCTTATAAATATGAATCCGATACTGGCGGTTATTTCGGTATGATTTCGCCGTTTCTCCTTTCCGGAACATACTTTTCATCGGGTGGATTTTCTGCTAAATACGGAAATGTATTGTCCGGTGTTCTCGCCATGGAATCATTGGATTTACCATCACGATCCTCAGTGAATATTGGCGCCGGTTTAGCAGCATTATCTTTGGGGGGCGCATGGCTTATTGAGCCTGAAAAAATGGGGATCCAGTTTTCCGGGAATTATTCTGATACAAAATATTTATTCAAAGTAAACGGGGGTGAAGATCGTTTCAAAAAGGTTCCCATCAGCTGGGATGGCAATGTGAGCGCTGTCTATAAATACTCGGCTGTTGGACAAGTAAAACTATTTCATTATTCGAATTTGGACGAAATTGGGATCCATGTAGAAACACCTACATTTGATGGTATTATGATGAGCGAGAATAGCACGCATCTTACCAATATTCAATGGCGACATTTATTTGGAAAGGGTCTTGTTGTAAAATCCAGTTTGTCACTCAATAAGTTTAATCAAGGGATGACTATGGGAAATATCAGCCGTGAGATGGATGATTCCCTTTTGAAATGGCGGACAGATTTATCATTTACCGTTTCAGAAAATATGAAATTGAATACGGGATTCATTGGGGATGAACTAAAGACTATTCTTGCCATGACCTATCCATTAGATCAAAATGATTTGAGTGAAACGGCTGAAACAGGCACCTTTGATATTAATTATAAAACGCGCCATTTTGGTTTTTATGCGGAAGCAGAAATGAACCTGACGCGGCGATTATTTTCAACCATTGGACTTCGATCGGACGTGTTGGCTAATCCACGGCAGACAGAAATTGATCCGCGTATTTCCCTGAATTACAGATTATCAGATACACAGTTTTTAAAAGTGGCATCTGGTATTTATCATCAATATCCCCAAGCGCAGTATCGAGATGAATGGAATGGAAATCCGCAGCTGAAATCTATGCAGGCTACCCATGCCATCTTGGGTTACGAGTATAAAGCGGAGATTACTAACTTAAAGGTGGAGTTGTATCAGAAGAATTATTCAAATCTCGTTTTGGAAGATTCAGTCGCCAATTTCACCAATGCTGGAAAAGGATACGCTTATGGCGCGGACGTATTTTTGAAAGGCAATTTGCCAATTATTTCTGGTTGGGTATCATACAGCTATTTACAATCGGAACGAAAAGAGTTGGCCCATTTGAAATTGTCACCGACAGATTATGACATAAATCACAATTTAACCGCAGCACTGAAGATGAATATTGCTTCAGTGAATTCGTTGGGCTTAACATACAAATACACAACGGGAAAGCCTTACACGCCTGCAAAGGATGAATGGAATTCAGCGCGTCTCTCTACCATGCAAAGATTAGATCTTTCTATGAGTCGGGTATACTTTTTTGGCGGCGCAAAAATGTTGGTAATCTATGGGGCTATCTCCAATGTTTTAGATAAACAAAATGTTTATGGATATATCTATTCACCTGATTATTCGGAGCGGACAGAATTGAAAAGTACCCACGGTCGAAATGTCTATTTCGGTTTTTCACTCAATTTATAA
- a CDS encoding transcriptional regulator codes for MPKFDKLDPVIHAPVRLAVMTLLSQVVKADFNYIKDATETTDGNLSTHLSKLEKVEFISIEKSFSGKKPLTMCAITNKGKNAYRSYLRSLQSYLQKGK; via the coding sequence ATGCCTAAATTCGATAAACTCGATCCTGTTATTCATGCGCCTGTTCGCTTGGCGGTTATGACACTTTTATCCCAAGTGGTCAAAGCTGATTTTAATTATATCAAGGATGCTACTGAAACGACGGATGGCAATTTGAGCACTCATTTATCAAAATTGGAAAAGGTTGAATTCATTTCAATTGAAAAAAGTTTTTCCGGAAAAAAACCGCTCACTATGTGCGCAATCACAAATAAAGGGAAAAATGCTTATAGATCTTATTTAAGGTCTTTACAATCCTATTTGCAAAAGGGGAAATAA